The Fundulus heteroclitus isolate FHET01 chromosome 13, MU-UCD_Fhet_4.1, whole genome shotgun sequence genome contains a region encoding:
- the LOC118565139 gene encoding histidine-rich protein PFHRP-II-like — protein sequence MKVLVVLVFIFLSGCNGGHYEPPSQRQVEMAQDAYWQYVQQSTSTPEDYVRDIRHSPPGQYLCSLISKSIDLIYNFYHNVYTHIVRWTNNFYNSVRYEIDHLKQDLEHFLLYLEADVHHHAKELAAQTRSKLEGLKESAVHYIEALDPKGFKIALQEKIQDLHEHVDKCFEHLDNTHHHHHPHDHYDHHHSHPHHRDHHHLLYKLFGYSHYDHPHDHKNHHDDKNHHDHHHDLKDHHHHDHKDHHDDKNHHDYHQLLYKLFGYSHYDHHHDHKNHHDDKNHHDHHHDHKDHHHHDHKDHHDDKNHHDHHHDHKDHQTTMMTKTTMTITNFCTNFLVTLIMIIPMTTKTTMMTKTTMTIIMTSKTTIIMTTKTTMMTKTTMTITNFCTNFLVTLIMIIPMTTKTTMMTKTTMTIIMTSKTTIIMTTKTTMMTKTTMTITNFCTNFLVTLIMIITMTAKTTITMTTKTTITTIIKTSKTTIIMTTKTTIIMTII from the exons ATGAAGGTCCTCGTCGTCCTCGTCTTCATCTTTCTCTCAG GTTGTAATGGTGGACACTATGAACCCCCAAGCCAAAGGCAGGTAGAAATGGCGCAGGATGCTTACTGGCAATATGTTCAGCAGTCAACGTCGACCCCAGAAGACTATGTGCGGGATATCAGACACTCGCCTCCAGGACAGTATCTGTG ctccctcaTCTCAAAGAGCATCGACCTCATCTACAACTTCTACCATAATGTGTACACTCATATAGTTCGGTGGACCAACAACTTTTACAATAGCGTCCGCTATGAGATAGATCACCTGAAGCAAGACCTGGAGCATTTTCTGCTCTACCTGGAAGCTGACGTCCACCACCACGCCAAGGAGCTGGCAGCTCAGACCCGTTCCAAGCTGGAGGGGCTGAAGGAGAGTGCCGTCCACTACATTGAAGCCCTGGACCCCAAAGGCTTCAAAATTGCCCTGCAGGAGAAGATCCAGGATCTGCATGAGCATGTAGATAAGTGCTTTGAACACCTGGATAACacgcatcatcatcatcatcctcatgaCCACTATGATCATCATCATAGTCACCCACATCATCGAGACCATCACCATCTTTTGTACAAACTTTTTGGTTACTCTCATTATGATCATCCCCATGACCACAAAAACCACCATGATGACAAAAACCACCATGACCATCATCATGACCTCAAAGACCACCAtcatcatgaccacaaagaccaccatgaTGACAAAAACCACCATGACTATCACCAACTTTTGTACAAACTTTTTGGTTACTCTCATTATGATCATCACCATGACCACAAAAACCACCATGATGACAAAAACCACCATGACCAtcatcatgaccacaaagaccaccatcatcatgaccacaaagaccaccatgaTGACAAAAACCACCATGACCAtcatcatgaccacaaagaccacca GACCACCATGATGACAAAGACCACCATGACTATCACCAACTTTTGTACAAACTTTTTGGTTACTCTCATTATGATCATCCCCATGACCACAAAAACCACCATGATGACAAAAACCACCATGACCATCATCATGACCTCAAAGACCACCAtcatcatgaccacaaagaccaccatgaTGACAAAAACCACCATGACTATCACCAACTTTTGTACAAACTTTTTGGTTACTCTCATTATGATCATCCCCATGACCACAAAAACCACCATGATGACAAAAACCACCATGACCATCATCATGACCTCAAAGACCACCAtcatcatgaccacaaagaccaccatgaTGACAAAAACCACCATGACTATCACCAACTTTTGTACAAACTTTTTGGTTACTCTCATTATGATCATCACCATGACCGCAAAGACCACCATcaccatgaccacaaagaccaccatc accaccatcaTCAAGACCTCAAAGACCACCAtcatcatgaccacaaagaccaccatcaTCATGACCATCATCTGA